The Euphorbia lathyris chromosome 2, ddEupLath1.1, whole genome shotgun sequence genome includes a window with the following:
- the LOC136220321 gene encoding uncharacterized protein, with product MEGSGGSKGKGKGKQREEEQDGMSVHSPCKVPPSSASSLSKVELELRLLEALEIYPPVKLRGMHRHFVIYGLMEFMRKSFDRHFAPDEVLQLLERFYNIEMLKPDDEDAEILGHEEEFSLPRSYFVKEE from the exons ATGGAGGGAAGTGGAGGCAgcaaaggcaaaggcaaagGCAAACAGAGAGAAGAGGAACAGGACGGTATGTCCGTACATTCTCCATGTAAAGTTCCTCCGTCTTCTGCTTCCTCCCTCTCTAAG GTTGAATTGGAGCTCAGGCTATTGGAAGCTCTCGAAATTTATCCTCCTGTTAAACTACGGG GCATGCATCGCCACTTTGTTATTTATGGTCTAATGGAGTTTATGCGTAAAAG TTTTGACCGACACTTTGCTCCAGATGAGGTTTTGCAGTTGCTAGAACGTTTCTACAACATCGAAATGCTG AAACCAGACGACGAAGATGCAGAAATCCTAGGACATGAAGAAGAATTTTCCTTGCCACGAAGTTATTTCGTTAAGGAAGAGTGA
- the LOC136217826 gene encoding triose phosphate/phosphate translocator, chloroplastic-like, with protein sequence MASTPTSISSSRFSSLYLSPTRISSNQLSLKPRSLPAAQTTRLASLSLPELPISVSPVLFSGKSLRIVGLSQPIRRPSSVDFPVVKAAAADADGHVEPAKSFGERFPALVTGFFFFTWYFLNVIFNILNKKVYNYFPYPYFVSVVHLLVGVVYCLVSWSVGLPKRAPIDRQLLMLLTPVAFCHALGHVMSNVSFAAVAVSFTHTIKALEPFFSASASQFVLGQQIPLSLWLSLAPVVIGVSMASLTELSFNWTGFVSAMISNIAFTYRSIYSKKAMTGMDSTNVYAYISIIALIVCIPPAVLIEGPQLMQYGFKDAIAKVGLHKFVSDLFWIGMFYHLYNQVATNTLERVAPLTHAVGNVLKRVFVIGFSIVVFGNRISTQTGIGTAIAIAGVAIYSLIKANLEEQKRKAALSSAS encoded by the exons ATGGCTTCTACACCaacttcaatttcttcttcTCGATTCTCTTCTCTCTACTTATCTCCTACTAGAATTTCTTCGAATCAACTTTCACTCAAACCTCGATCACTGCCTGCCGCTCAAACCACGCGATTGGCTTCCTTATCGTTGCCGGAACTTCCAATTTCTGTTTCGCCGGTTCTTTTCTCCGGTAAGTCATTGAGAATCGTTGGCTTGAGTCAACCGATTAGGCGACCGAGTTCTGTTGACTTTCCGGTTGTTAAGGCTGCGGCCGCTGATGCCGATGG ACATGTAGAGCCTGCTAAAAGCTTTGGTGAGAGATTTCCTGCACTGGTTACAGGTTTCTTCTTCTTTACGTG GTACTTCTTAAATGTCATCTTCAACATACTCAACAAAAAAGTCTACAATTATTTCCCATATCCATA TTTTGTTTCCGTCGTACATCTCCTGGTTGGAGTGGTATATTGCCTTGTTTCTTGGTCTGTGGGTCTTCCCAAACGTGCA CCAATTGATAGGCAACTCTTGATGTTATTGACTCCAGTTGCATTCTGTCATGCCCTCGGACATGTCATGTCAAATGTGTCATTTGCAGCAGTTGCTGTATCTTTCACACACACAATCAAAG CTCTCGAGCCATTCTTCAGTGCTTCTGCTTCTCAGTTTGTGCTTGGCCAGCAAATTCCCTTGTCTCTATGGCTATCGTTGGCTCCTGTAGTTATTG GTGTATCCATGGCATCATTGACTGAACTTTCCTTTAACTGGACTGGGTTTGTTAGTGCAATGATTTCAAACATTGCATTTACCTACAGAAGTATCTATTCTAAGAAAGCAATG ACTGGTATGGACAGCACAAATGTATATGCTTACATTTCAATAATTGCCCTCATAGTTTGCATCCCACCAGCAGTACTA ATTGAAGGCCCTCAGCTTATGCAATATGGTTTCAAAGATGCAATTGCCAAAGTGGGATTACACAAATTCGTGTCTGACCTGTTTTGGATAGGAATGTTTTATCATCTATACAATCAG GTTGCCACGAATACTTTGGAACGAGTTGCACCTCTGACGCATGCAGTTGGAAACGTGTTGAAGCGAGTCTTCGTCATTGGGTTCTCCATTGTAGTATTTG GTAATAGAATCTCCACTCAAACTGGTATTGGGACAGCAATAGCCATTGCAGGAGTTGCCATCTACTCTCTGATAAAGGCTAACCTGGAGGAGCAAAAACgg AAGGCTGCGTTAAGTTCGGCATCATAA
- the LOC136217825 gene encoding pentatricopeptide repeat-containing protein At1g26460, mitochondrial: MASRMATLARTRTVIKTLNPIKSISTFTFVSQQAELSAEPIHADPTAVPLPPNPASGSPLYNENWRNPIMSSSSSIIPLGHLGRSQPARMQHMSQSLDLNSLMNTFADWMTSQRWSDMKQLFEFWIRSLDKMGRPNKPDVHLYNHYLRANVMMGANIVDLLDMVAQMEDYGISPNTASFNLVLKAMHQARETVAAEKLIQRMEMTGNESQPDDESYDLVIGMLFLTGEIDNALKYVDKNLKRGYMLSMVVFNDCVRVCVDQGRLDALASIIEKCKTMDQNKALCPPWSMCNYIAGIATHTDNSKLAYYALEFMAKWIARGEFAKPLVMLSVDEGLIVSTLGTAGRTYNSTLLDASWAILRRSLREKKAPNPESYIAKIYAYASLGNLQRAFSTLREFETAYANSDKEIHEELFSPFASLHPLVVACSKNGFETLDSVYFQLESLSRAEERPYKSVAAINCVILGCANIWDLDRAYQTFEAIGSSFGLSPDIHSYNCLMYAFGKLKKTFEAVRVFEHLISMGIKPNAMSYSLLVDAHLINRDAKSALTVIDDMVSAGFAPSKETLKKVRRRCIREMDFESDERVEFLAKNFRIRMGTESRRNILFEMDYSMDYA; the protein is encoded by the exons ATGGCGTCTAGGATGGCGACCCTGGCACGAACCAGAACCGTAATCAAAACCCTAAACCCCATCAAATCCATCTCTACTTTTACCTTCGTCTCCCAACAAGCCGAGCTGTCTGCAGAGCCAATTCACGCCGATCCCACCGCTGTTCCTCTCCCTCCTAACCCAGCTTCAGGCAGTCCACTCTACAATGAGAACTGGAGAAATCCAATCATGAGTTCTAGCTCCTCCATTATCCCTCTAGGCCATCTCGGCCGGTCCCAACCCGCCCGCATGCAGCATATGTCTCAAAGTTTGGATTTGAATTCTCTTATGAATACGTTCGCTGATTGGATGACCTCTCAGCGATGGTCCGATATGAAGCAGCTCTTTGAGTTCTGGATTCGGTCGCTGGACAAAATGGGCAGGCCTAATAAGCCTGATGTGCACTTGTATAATCATTATTTGAGAGCTAATGTGATGATGGGAGCTAATATTGTGGATTTGCTGGATATGGTTGCTCAAATGGAGGACTATGGCATATCGCCTAACACTGCGTCCTTTAATTTGGTGCTGAAAGCCATGCATCAAGCTAGAGAAACTGTTGCCGCTGAGAAGTTGATCCAACG GATGGAAATGACAGGGAATGAATCTCAGCCTGATGATGAGTCCTATGACTTGGTTATAGGCATGCTGTTCTTGACAGGCGAAATTGATAATGCACTAAAATATGTGGATAAGAATTTAAAGAGAGGTTATATGCTCTCAATGGTAGTGTTTAATGATTGTGTTCGAGTATGTGTTGATCAAGGGAGACTTGATGCATTGGCCTCGATTATTGAGAAATGCAAG ACAATGGATCAGAATAAAGCTCTCTGTCCACCTTGGAGTATGTGTAATTATATTGCAGGCATTGCAACGCACACGGATAATAGCAAGCTAGCCTATTATGCGCTGGAATTTATGGCTAAATGGATTGCTCGCGGGGAGTTTGCAAAGCCTCTTGTCATGCTCTCTGTAGATGAAGGGTTGATTGTATCAACCCTTGGAACTGCTGGCAGGACCTATAATTCTACTCTTTTGGATGCTTCCTGGGCAATTCTTCGTCGTTCACTACGTGAAAAGAAGGCCCCTAACCCAGAATCTTATATTGCAAAAATATACGCATATGCATCGTTAGGGAATCTGCAGAGAGCTTTTAGTACTCTGCGTGAATTTGAGACTGCTTATGCGAATTCTGACAAAGAAATACACGAAGAATTGTTCTCACCATTTGCTTCTTTACATCCATTGGTTGTGGCTTGCTCCAAAAACGGTTTTGAGACTCTGGACTCG GTCTATTTTCAACTGGAGAGTTTAAGCCGTGCAGAAGAACGTCCTTACAAGTCTGTTGCTGCTATTAATTGTGTAATCTTAGGCTGTGCTAATATATGGGATCTTGATCGTGCCTACCAAACTTTTGAGGCAATCGGTTCTTCTTTTGGGTTGTCTCCTGATATTCATTCATACAATTGTCTGATGTATGCTTTTGGAAAGCTCAAGAAG ACATTTGAGGCTGTAAGGGTGTTTGAGCACCTGATCAGCATGGGGATAAAACCCAACGCAATGTCATATTCATTGCTTGTTGATGCTCATCTAATAAACCGAGATGCAAAAAGTGCTCTGACTGTGATTGATGACATG GTGTCTGCGGGATTTGCTCCCTCAAAGGAAACTCTAAAGAAGGTCAGAAGGCGTTGTATTCGTGAAATGGACTTTGAGAGTGATGAGCGTGTGGAGTTCCTTGCTAAAAACTTCAGAATTCGAATGGGCACAGAGAGTCGTAGGAACATACTGTTCGAAATGGATTACTCCATGGATTACGCCTGA
- the LOC136216863 gene encoding photosystem II CP47 reaction center protein, with product MGLPWYRVHTVVLNDPGRLLSVHIMHTALVAGWAGSMALYELAVFDPSDPVLDPMWRQGMFVIPFMTRLGITNSWGGWNITGGTISNPGIWSYEGVAGAHIVFSGLCFLAAIWHWVYWDLEVFFDERTGKPSLDLPKIFGIHLFLSGVACFGFGAFHVTGLYGPGIWVSDPYGLTGKVQPVSPAWGVEGFDPFVPGGIASHHIAAGTLGILAGLFHLSVRPPQRLYKGLRMGNIETVLSSSIAAVFFAAFVVAGTMWYGSATTPIELFGPTRYQWDQGYFQQEIYRRVSAGLAANQNLSEAWSKILEKLTFYDYIGNNPAKGGLFRAGSMDNGDGIAVGWLGHPIFRDKEGRELFVRRMPTFFETFPVVLVDGDGIVRADVPFRRAESKYSVEQVGVTVEFYGGELNGVSYSDPTTVKKYARRAQLGEIFELDRATLKSDGVFRSSPRGWFTFGHASFALLFFFGHIWHGARTLFRDVFAGIDPDLDAQVEFGAFQKLGDSISTYAVFLRNSLVSWISKKQTVVSHSFTKVEYMALVYASRKVQ from the coding sequence ATGGGTTTGCCTTGGTATCGTGTTCATACCGTCGTATTGAATGATCCCGGTCGTTTGCTGTCTGTCCATATAATGCATACAGCGTTGGTTGCTGGTTGGGCCGGTTCGATGGCTCTATATGAATTAGCAGTTTTTGATCCCTCTGACCCCGTTCTCGATCCGATGTGGAGACAAGGTATGTTCGTTATACCCTTCATGACTCGTTTAGGAATAACCAATTCGTGGGGTGGTTGGAATATCACAGGAGGAACTATAAGCAATCCGGGTATTTGGAGTTATGAAGGTGTGGCTGGGGCGCATATTGTGTTTTCTGGCTTGTGTTTCTTAGCAGCTATTTGGCATTGGGTATATTGGGATCTCGAAGTATTTTTTGATGAGCGTACAGGAAAACCTTCTTTGGATTTGCCTAAGATCTTTGGAATTCATTTATTTCTCTCAGGGGTAGCTTGCTTTGGGTTTGGCGCTTTTCATGTAACCGGATTGTATGGTCCTGGAATATGGGTCTCCGATCCTTATGGATTAACTGGAAAGGTACAACCCGTAAGTCCGGCATGGGGTGTGGAAGGTTTTGATCCCTTTGTTCCAGGAGGAATAGCTTCTCATCATATTGCAGCGGGGACATTGGGCATATTGGCGGGCCTATTTCATCTTAGTGTCCGTCCGCCCCAACGTTTATACAAAGGATTACGTATGGGAAATATTGAAACTGTCCTTTCCAGTAGTATCGCTGCTGTCTTTTTTGCAGCGTTTGTTGTTGCTGGAACTATGTGGTATGGTTCAGCAACCACTCCGATTGAATTATTTGGTCCCACTCGTTATCAATGGGATCAAGGATACTTCCAGCAAGAAATATATCGAAGAGTTAGTGCCGGGCTAGCCGCAAATCAAAATTTATCCGAAGCTTGGTCTAAAATTCTcgaaaaattaactttttatgATTACATTGGCAATAATCCTGCAAAAGGTGGATTGTTCAGAGCAGGTTCGATGGACAACGGGGATGGAATAGCTGTTGGATGGTTAGGACACCCTATCTTTAGAGATAAAGAAGGGCGTGAACTTTTTGTACGCCGTATGCCTACTTTTTTTGAAACATTTCCAGTTGTTTTGGTAGACGGAGATGGAATTGTTAGAGCCGATGTTCCTTTTCGAAGGGCAGAGTCGAAGTATAGTGTCGAACAAGTAGGTGTAACTGTTGAGTTCTATGGTGGTGAACTAAACGGAGTCAGTTATAGTGATCCTACTACTGTCAAAAAATATGCTAGACGCGCTCAATTAGGCGAAATTTTTGAATTAGATCGTGCTACTTTGAAATCCGATGGTGTTTTTCGTAGCAGTCCAAGGGGTTGGTTTACTTTTGGACATGCTTCGTTCGCTCTGCTCTTTTTCTTCGGACACATTTGGCATGGTGCTCGAACTTTGTTCAGAGATGTTTTTGCTGGGATTGATCCAGATTTAGATGCTCAAGTGGAATTTGGAGCATTCCAAAAACTTGGAGATTCTATTTCTACTTATGCAGTGTTTCTTAGAAATTCATTAGTTTCTTGGATAAGTAAGAAACAAACAGTTGTTTCTCACAGTTTTACAAAAGTAGAATACATGGCTTTGGTATATGCTTCACGTAAGGTTCAATGA